Proteins encoded in a region of the Phaenicophaeus curvirostris isolate KB17595 chromosome 20, BPBGC_Pcur_1.0, whole genome shotgun sequence genome:
- the LOC138729306 gene encoding alpha-1-acid glycoprotein-like — protein sequence MLASLALLLGLPLALAAEAPSCTPLVPVTFENSSLPQIQGLWIYIAGASKYPPHLEELKGLKYAAFIISQGNHEDELNVTEIMRVNETCVVKNSKIQVVRHNSTLVHVSEEVNSMAKLIQSDKDALILNIVHDEYAGLSISARTSNVSKEQMEEFKAQMHCLGFTEEEMFFMSEKDACPLPEEMTEDGDTEKQQVE from the exons ATGCTGGCCTCCCTCGCCCTCCTCCTGGGGCTGCCGCTCGCCCTTGCTGCCGAGGCTCCCAGCTGCACGCCGCTCGTCCCAGTCACCTTCGAAAATTCCAGCCTCCCTCAG atCCAGGGACTGTGGATCTACATCGCCGGTGCCTCCAAGTACCCACCTCACCTGGAGGAGCTGAAGGGATTGAAATATGCGGCTTTTATAATCTCTCAGGGCAACCACGAGGATGAGTTAAACGTCACTGAAATCATGAGAGT GAATGAAACGTGTGTGGTAAAGAACAGCAAGATCCAGGTCGTCCGGCACAATTCCACCCTGGTCCACG TCAGTGAGGAGGTCAATAGCATGGCCAAATTGATCCAAAGTGACAAGGACGCACTGATCCTGAATATCGTCCACGACGAGTACGCAGGTCTGAGCATCTCAG CACGGACATCCAATGTGAGCAAGGAGCAGATGGAGGAGTTCAAAGCCCAAATGCACTGCCTGGGCTTCACCGAGGAGGAGATGTTCTTCATGTCTGAAAAG GACGCTTGTCCTCTGCCTGAGGAGATGACAGAAGACGGTgacacagagaagcagcaggtgGAATAA